In endosymbiont of unidentified scaly snail isolate Monju, the following are encoded in one genomic region:
- a CDS encoding STAS domain-containing protein, producing the protein MAVTSTEAGDTVTIQVIGRFDFATHRDFLNAYKDLPKGQKKFVVDLSGTEYMDSSAMGMLLQLREHGDKSHPVELINGNEGIREILRIANFDKLFKVA; encoded by the coding sequence ATGGCGGTGACCAGTACCGAAGCAGGTGATACCGTGACCATCCAGGTGATCGGGCGTTTCGATTTCGCGACTCACCGGGACTTTCTCAATGCCTACAAGGATCTGCCCAAGGGACAGAAGAAGTTCGTGGTCGATCTCTCGGGCACCGAATACATGGACAGCTCGGCGATGGGGATGCTGTTGCAGCTGCGCGAGCACGGCGACAAGAGCCATCCGGTGGAGCTGATCAATGGCAACGAGGGCATCCGCGAGATCCTGCGCATCGCCAATTTCGACAAGCTGTTCAAGGTCGCCTGA
- a CDS encoding protein-glutamate methylesterase/protein-glutamine glutaminase, which yields MKKIKLLIVDDSALVRQVLTSIFAETPDIEVVGTAPDPYIAREKIKKLNPDVLTLDVEMPRMDGVTFLGNLMRLRPMPVVMVSSLTEQGADVTLRALEYGAVDFVAKPKLDVAEGLVSYAEEIIGKVRMAAKARVRPLERRPALEKASGSDAAPRHSVDVVLEARPPARLFRTTDRIIGIGSSTGGTEAIKEVLMQLPADIQAGIVITQHIPAAFSAPFARRVDGLTALSVCQAEDGQQIRPGHAYIAPGDRHLIVERDGARYVCRLNDGPPVNRHKPSVDVMLRSLVQNAGPNAIGVMLTGMGDDGAEGMGELKAAGAPIIAQDEKTSVVWGMPGEVVKRGYADEVLPLGRIASRLVELVHG from the coding sequence ATGAAAAAGATCAAGTTGCTGATCGTGGACGATTCAGCATTGGTACGACAGGTGCTGACCAGCATCTTCGCAGAGACGCCCGATATCGAGGTGGTCGGCACAGCGCCCGACCCCTATATCGCACGCGAGAAGATCAAGAAGCTAAACCCGGACGTGTTGACGCTCGATGTCGAGATGCCGCGCATGGACGGGGTAACCTTTCTCGGCAACCTGATGCGCCTGCGTCCCATGCCGGTGGTCATGGTCTCCAGCCTTACCGAGCAGGGGGCGGATGTGACCCTGCGTGCCCTGGAATACGGTGCGGTGGACTTCGTGGCCAAGCCGAAACTGGACGTGGCCGAGGGGCTGGTCTCCTATGCCGAGGAGATCATCGGGAAGGTGCGCATGGCCGCCAAGGCGCGGGTGCGCCCGCTGGAGCGGCGCCCTGCGCTCGAAAAGGCCTCGGGCAGTGACGCGGCACCACGTCACTCGGTGGACGTGGTACTCGAGGCGCGTCCTCCGGCACGGCTCTTTCGTACCACCGACCGCATCATCGGTATCGGTTCGTCCACCGGCGGCACCGAGGCGATAAAGGAAGTGTTGATGCAGCTGCCGGCGGACATCCAGGCCGGTATCGTCATCACCCAGCATATCCCGGCGGCCTTCTCTGCGCCTTTCGCCAGGCGGGTGGACGGCCTCACGGCCTTGTCGGTCTGTCAGGCCGAGGACGGTCAGCAGATTCGTCCTGGACATGCGTACATTGCGCCCGGTGATCGTCACCTGATCGTCGAGCGTGACGGTGCGCGCTATGTGTGTCGACTCAACGACGGCCCCCCCGTCAACCGCCACAAGCCTTCGGTGGACGTGATGCTGCGCTCCCTGGTGCAGAACGCCGGCCCGAATGCCATCGGTGTGATGCTCACCGGCATGGGTGACGACGGTGCCGAGGGCATGGGTGAGTTGAAGGCCGCGGGCGCGCCCATCATCGCCCAGGACGAGAAGACCAGCGTGGTCTGGGGCATGCCGGGCGAAGTGGTCAAGCGAGGCTACGCTGACGAGGTGCTGCCCCTGGGACGGATTGCGTCACGTCTCGTGGAGCTGGTGCACGGATGA
- a CDS encoding methyl-accepting chemotaxis protein, with product MLPVVIMAGVMADARHSSVTDEGETSSSSSVLVQEALDTLARQVQEAIEETGSAMRDELERIQQLVGEAVATLQTSFQGLHQRVQVQHERVSVLIERLHRQDEEGADGGTLGFVEQTDKVLNYFVEYVVNTSANSMAMVERIDDMVSHMTRANNLLNDVKVIADQTNLLALNAAIEAARAGDAGRGFAVVADEVRKLSLRSDRFNDEIREVIGCSIADINKAREIISDLASQDMNFAIQSKQQVQQMLGHIEGLNGEIEKALDELNRIGTDIERLVGDAVRSLQFEDIVRQLAEHSTGNLQQLQRLMTEFCGGGVVDLRHLAEGEAAEETAARLAELSRRVEQAGLQWKARAGGPVVQQNMDAGDVELF from the coding sequence ATGCTCCCGGTGGTGATCATGGCGGGTGTGATGGCAGATGCCAGGCACTCGTCTGTCACGGATGAAGGCGAGACATCGTCCTCGTCTTCCGTCTTGGTGCAGGAGGCACTCGATACACTCGCCAGGCAGGTGCAGGAGGCCATCGAGGAGACGGGATCTGCCATGCGTGACGAGTTGGAACGCATACAGCAACTGGTGGGCGAAGCGGTAGCTACCTTGCAGACCTCCTTCCAGGGACTGCACCAGCGAGTGCAGGTACAACACGAACGCGTGTCCGTCCTGATCGAGCGATTGCACCGCCAGGACGAAGAAGGTGCGGATGGCGGCACGCTCGGCTTTGTCGAGCAGACTGACAAGGTGCTCAACTATTTTGTCGAATACGTCGTCAATACCAGCGCCAACAGCATGGCCATGGTCGAGCGCATCGACGACATGGTCAGCCACATGACACGCGCCAACAATCTGCTCAACGATGTCAAGGTGATCGCGGACCAGACCAACCTGCTGGCGCTCAATGCCGCCATCGAGGCGGCGCGCGCGGGCGATGCGGGTCGTGGTTTCGCGGTGGTCGCCGACGAGGTGCGCAAGCTCTCGCTGCGCTCTGATCGCTTCAACGACGAGATACGCGAGGTCATCGGCTGCTCCATCGCCGACATCAACAAGGCACGGGAGATCATCTCGGACCTGGCTTCCCAGGACATGAATTTTGCCATCCAGTCCAAGCAGCAGGTGCAGCAGATGCTGGGGCACATCGAGGGACTGAACGGTGAGATCGAGAAGGCGCTGGATGAACTCAACCGCATCGGAACGGACATCGAGCGTCTGGTGGGTGACGCAGTGCGTTCCCTGCAGTTCGAGGACATCGTGCGCCAGCTGGCCGAGCACTCGACTGGTAACCTGCAGCAGCTGCAGAGGCTGATGACCGAATTCTGCGGGGGGGGGGTGGTCGACCTTCGCCATCTCGCCGAGGGTGAGGCGGCGGAAGAGACGGCCGCCCGCCTGGCCGAACTGAGCCGCCGCGTGGAACAAGCCGGATTGCAATGGAAGGCCCGCGCGGGCGGACCCGTGGTCCAGCAGAACATGGATGCGGGCGACGTGGAACTCTTCTGA
- a CDS encoding STAS domain-containing protein yields the protein MSSKKPVMSHDPLDDIAEEALGDVAAVPDEMTEGKTADAADDGGGGRLVLPESLTIGEVGNYHEVLVRHLDRQSEVHIDGQALEVVDGAGMQLLLAFVKDAVSRSLPVNWIGASPRLLGSARQLGVSSAMQLDQLQNTH from the coding sequence ATGAGCAGCAAGAAACCTGTGATGTCGCATGACCCCCTGGATGATATCGCCGAGGAGGCCCTGGGGGATGTCGCCGCGGTCCCAGACGAAATGACCGAGGGCAAGACTGCCGATGCGGCCGACGATGGTGGCGGGGGGCGGCTGGTACTGCCCGAGAGCCTGACTATCGGTGAGGTGGGTAATTACCACGAAGTGCTGGTCCGGCATCTCGATCGCCAGTCTGAAGTACATATCGACGGTCAGGCGCTCGAGGTGGTCGATGGCGCGGGGATGCAATTGTTGCTGGCCTTCGTCAAGGATGCGGTTTCCCGCTCCCTCCCTGTGAACTGGATCGGTGCTTCTCCTCGTCTGCTTGGCTCGGCCAGGCAACTCGGGGTGAGCAGCGCCATGCAACTCGATCAACTGCAAAACACGCACTGA
- the ychF gene encoding redox-regulated ATPase YchF, protein MGFKCGIVGLPNVGKSTLFNALTKATIAAENYPFCTIDPNVGVVPLPDPRLDRLAEIVQPQQVLPTTMQFVDIAGLVAGASKGEGLGNKFLANIRETDAIAQVVRCFENGDIVHVAGKVDPLADVEVINTELALADMETVDKALAKAVKQAKTNDKKAIAWKELLERVHAHLDQGLPVRTLELTDEEQAGLRELHLLTAKRTLYIANVDDDGFENNPHLDALREMAAAEGAEVVPVCAAIEAELAELDDEEKQEFLAEMGLDEPGLDRVVRAGYRLLGLQTYFTAGVKEVRAWTVPIGATAPQAAGVIHTDFERGFIRAEVVSYEDFVACGGEQGAKEAGKLRLEGKDYIVQDGDVMHFRFNV, encoded by the coding sequence ATGGGTTTCAAATGCGGTATCGTGGGCCTGCCCAACGTCGGCAAGTCCACCCTCTTCAATGCCTTGACCAAGGCCACCATTGCGGCCGAGAACTACCCCTTCTGCACCATCGACCCGAATGTCGGCGTGGTGCCGTTGCCTGACCCGCGACTCGACCGCCTGGCCGAGATCGTCCAGCCGCAGCAGGTGTTGCCGACCACCATGCAGTTCGTGGACATTGCCGGCCTGGTGGCCGGCGCCTCCAAGGGCGAGGGCTTGGGCAACAAGTTCCTGGCCAACATCCGCGAGACCGACGCCATCGCCCAGGTGGTGCGTTGTTTCGAGAACGGCGACATCGTCCACGTCGCCGGAAAAGTCGATCCGTTGGCCGACGTGGAGGTCATCAACACCGAGCTGGCACTGGCCGACATGGAGACGGTGGACAAGGCGCTGGCGAAGGCGGTCAAGCAGGCCAAGACCAACGACAAGAAGGCCATCGCCTGGAAGGAACTGCTCGAGCGGGTGCATGCGCATCTCGACCAGGGCCTGCCGGTGCGCACCCTGGAGCTGACCGACGAGGAGCAGGCGGGGTTGCGCGAGCTGCACCTGCTCACCGCCAAGCGCACGCTCTACATCGCCAACGTGGACGACGACGGCTTCGAGAACAACCCGCATCTGGATGCGCTGCGCGAGATGGCGGCAGCGGAGGGGGCCGAGGTGGTACCGGTGTGTGCGGCCATCGAGGCGGAACTCGCCGAGCTGGACGACGAGGAGAAACAGGAGTTCCTGGCCGAGATGGGGCTGGATGAGCCGGGTCTGGACCGGGTGGTACGCGCTGGCTACCGCCTGCTGGGGCTGCAGACCTACTTCACCGCCGGGGTCAAGGAGGTGCGTGCCTGGACGGTGCCCATCGGCGCCACCGCGCCGCAGGCCGCCGGTGTCATCCATACCGATTTCGAACGCGGCTTCATCCGTGCCGAAGTGGTCTCCTACGAGGATTTCGTGGCCTGTGGTGGCGAGCAGGGCGCCAAGGAGGCTGGCAAGCTGCGGCTCGAGGGCAAGGACTACATCGTGCAGGACGGCGATGTCATGCATTTTCGTTTCAATGTCTGA
- the cheD gene encoding chemoreceptor glutamine deamidase CheD, translating into MSVQARVRPDLGSPLPGFSHIKRYWDKHRQCPAAKILPGEYYVTVHDEYITTVLGSCVSACIRDRRLGVGGMNHFMLPLSENGSWGGEEVLSNATRYGNYAMEHMINEILKHGGQRRNLEAKIFGGGKVMQNLSDVGERNIAFVHDYLATERIPLVSEDVGSIYPRKVIYFPRTGKALVKRLRDLHNDTVIKRETAYHEQITHQPVQGDIELF; encoded by the coding sequence ATGAGTGTGCAGGCCAGGGTTCGGCCAGACCTGGGAAGCCCTCTGCCGGGCTTTTCCCATATCAAGCGTTACTGGGACAAGCATCGCCAGTGTCCCGCGGCCAAGATTCTCCCTGGCGAGTACTACGTTACCGTACATGACGAATACATCACCACGGTGCTGGGGTCCTGTGTCTCGGCCTGTATTCGCGACCGCCGCCTGGGGGTGGGGGGCATGAATCACTTCATGTTGCCGTTGTCGGAGAACGGCAGCTGGGGCGGTGAAGAGGTGTTGAGCAACGCCACGCGCTATGGCAACTACGCGATGGAGCACATGATCAACGAGATTCTCAAGCACGGTGGTCAGCGTCGCAACCTGGAAGCCAAGATCTTCGGTGGTGGCAAGGTCATGCAGAATCTCAGCGACGTGGGAGAGCGCAACATCGCCTTCGTGCACGATTACCTGGCGACCGAGCGCATTCCCCTCGTATCCGAAGACGTGGGTTCCATATACCCGCGCAAGGTCATCTATTTCCCGCGCACTGGCAAGGCGCTGGTCAAGCGCCTGCGCGATCTGCACAACGACACGGTGATAAAGCGGGAGACGGCCTATCACGAACAGATCACGCATCAACCTGTGCAGGGTGATATTGAACTTTTCTGA
- a CDS encoding CheR family methyltransferase, whose amino-acid sequence MTALASQREFHFTQQDFDFLRRLANQHTGIVVSDDKFDMFYSRLSRRVRALGLPDFAAYCNYLKLGDDEAELTELVNAITTNLTAFFRENHHFEYLRDHALPERMRVNGDRRISIWSAGCSTGEEPYSIGMVVGEMASLQGWEVDITATDIDSDVLAKASRGIYRMDRVEGLPRERLRRWFFKGKGHQKGMVRVKPELRQRISFRQLNLMQPWQQEPMEIIFCRNVIIYFDKESKIRLVERFADVIKPGGFLFIGHSESLFKATDRFELIGKTIYRRVK is encoded by the coding sequence GTGACGGCGCTCGCTTCACAAAGGGAATTTCATTTCACCCAGCAGGACTTCGATTTCCTGCGCCGGCTGGCAAACCAGCATACTGGCATTGTCGTCAGTGACGACAAGTTCGACATGTTCTACTCGCGTCTGTCGCGGCGCGTGCGCGCTCTGGGCCTGCCGGACTTCGCGGCCTATTGCAACTACCTCAAGCTTGGGGATGACGAGGCCGAATTGACCGAGCTGGTCAACGCCATCACGACCAACCTCACGGCCTTCTTTCGCGAGAATCACCATTTCGAGTACCTGCGCGATCATGCGTTGCCGGAACGCATGCGCGTCAACGGTGATCGGAGGATCAGTATCTGGTCGGCCGGGTGCTCTACCGGTGAGGAGCCCTATTCCATCGGCATGGTGGTTGGTGAAATGGCTTCCCTGCAGGGCTGGGAGGTGGATATCACCGCGACGGACATCGATTCCGACGTGCTGGCCAAGGCCTCGCGTGGCATCTATCGCATGGATCGGGTCGAGGGACTGCCCCGGGAACGGCTGAGGCGCTGGTTTTTCAAGGGGAAGGGGCACCAGAAGGGTATGGTTCGGGTGAAGCCCGAACTGCGGCAACGCATCAGCTTTCGCCAGCTCAACCTGATGCAACCGTGGCAGCAGGAGCCCATGGAGATCATCTTCTGTCGCAATGTCATCATCTATTTCGACAAGGAATCCAAGATTCGCCTGGTGGAGCGTTTTGCCGACGTCATCAAGCCAGGGGGGTTTCTGTTCATCGGTCACTCGGAGTCACTGTTCAAGGCCACCGACCGCTTCGAACTGATCGGCAAGACTATCTACCGGAGGGTGAAATGA
- a CDS encoding pseudouridine synthase, producing the protein MSLPILYLDDHLVAIHKPSGLLVHRSPLSRDRVFALQQLRDQLGRRVWPVHRIDRATSGVLLFALDPATTQALAGQFERHEVEKEYRALVRGWTDKEGVIDHPVRDEEGHGRPQPAITRYRRLHRVELPEPVDRYPTSRYSLVAVTPLTGRRHQIRRHFKHISHHLIGDTTHGNGRHNRFFRERFGIHRLMLTAQRLCLTHPVSGERLCLNALPEPEWLRLFDTFGWKQPDMCAKGKK; encoded by the coding sequence ATGTCGCTGCCCATCCTCTACCTCGACGATCATCTGGTCGCCATCCACAAGCCCAGTGGGCTGCTGGTGCACCGCAGCCCCCTCTCGCGCGACCGGGTGTTCGCCCTGCAACAGCTGCGTGACCAGCTCGGCCGCCGGGTGTGGCCGGTGCACCGCATCGATCGTGCCACCTCGGGGGTGCTGCTGTTCGCACTCGACCCGGCGACGACGCAGGCGCTGGCCGGGCAGTTCGAACGCCACGAGGTCGAGAAGGAATACCGTGCCCTGGTGCGCGGCTGGACAGACAAGGAAGGAGTGATCGACCACCCGGTACGCGACGAGGAAGGGCACGGCCGTCCGCAACCGGCGATTACCCGCTATCGTCGCCTGCACCGGGTGGAGCTGCCGGAGCCAGTCGATCGTTACCCGACCTCACGCTACTCCCTGGTCGCAGTCACGCCCCTGACCGGCCGGCGGCACCAGATCCGCCGGCACTTCAAGCACATCTCGCATCACCTGATCGGCGACACCACACACGGTAACGGCCGCCACAATCGCTTCTTCCGCGAGCGCTTCGGTATCCACCGCCTGATGCTCACCGCGCAGCGGCTGTGCCTGACCCATCCGGTCAGCGGCGAACGCCTGTGCCTGAATGCCCTGCCCGAACCCGAATGGCTGCGTCTGTTCGATACCTTCGGCTGGAAGCAACCGGACATGTGTGCCAAGGGAAAGAAATGA